A genomic window from Sebastes fasciatus isolate fSebFas1 chromosome 7, fSebFas1.pri, whole genome shotgun sequence includes:
- the LOC141770684 gene encoding uncharacterized protein LOC141770684, which produces MASPLPCSPVLSPSPVLSPSPALPCSVCLMFSYSSASFRANGTCIRCSAFAALEARVSELEARFCTLASASSVVSQPLAGADRPSLASASRPPATPEQPGGWVTVRRTHSRTLKPTVNHQPLHVSNRYSPLSNTPAEKPTLVIGSSILRNVKLAKSAAIVNCIPGARAGDIESVLKLLAKDKRKYSKIVIHVGGNDTRLRRSEVTKVNVQSVCAYAKTMSDSVVFSGPLPNLTSDDMYSRMKSFHSWLSWWCPANDVGFIDNWNPFWGIPGLIRRDGIHPTLDGAALLSRNLTKIVGGTNP; this is translated from the coding sequence atggcttctcctctcccctgctctcctgttctctctccttctcctgttctctctccttctcctgctctcccctgctctgtgtgtcttatgtttagttattcctctgcctcctttagagctaatggtacatgtattaGGTGTAGTGCATTCGCTGCATTGGAGGCGAGGGTTAGCGAGTTAGAAGCCCGGTTCTGCACTTTAGCTTCAGCTTCTTCTGTAGTTAGCCAGCCCCTAGCCGGTGCAGACCGGCCAAGCTTAGCTTCTGCTAGCCGTCCCCCGGCAACCCCCGAGCAGCCGGGAGGCTGGGTGACTGTCCGAAGGACGCATAGTCGTACCCTGAAGCCCACGGTTAACCACCAACCACTTCACGTTTCTAACAGATATTCCCCTCTCAGCAacacacccgctgagaaaccaactctggttatcggcagctccattttgcggaacgtgaagttagcgaagtcagctgccatagttaattgcatcccgggggccagagcgggcgacattgaatccgttttgaaactgctggctaaggataaacgtaaatacagtaagattgttattcacgtcggcggtaatgacacccggttacgtcgatcggaggtcactaaagttaatgtccaatcggtgtgtgcatatgcaaaaacaatgtcggactccgtagttttctctggtcccctccccaacttgaccagtgacgacatgtatagccgcatgaagtcattccacagctggctgtcgtggtggtgtccagcaaacgatgtgggcttcattgacaattggaaccctttctggggaattcctggtctgattaggagagacggcattcatcctactttggatggtgcggctctcttatccagaaatctgaccaagattgttggtggaacaaatccatga